A region from the Diadema setosum chromosome 13, eeDiaSeto1, whole genome shotgun sequence genome encodes:
- the LOC140236572 gene encoding uncharacterized protein — protein sequence MSFVRVPRRSQSLSGKSRKKQRRLPKWDDTTSDLTVHKLSREELERRHKVHQSSNIEAVREQLRRQALIKARKERSQSEGSQVGLLREILYDEKQLNDALAHSDRVMSVVKDLFYDDPKRLRGMPNVTRAPGADGERRRAGPIRETEPHTSHLDVLSDSIMDPHALNDMEHEEEESGDETDAEHSGDEEKPVFDSKLDIDRFQSYISKASDQFHSDDQSRLAGGPSQQRPSNKKNYDPNMTPSDKVNLSQDARAINDTAKVKNRMRSRVKSAGQRSQDVSHKTRSEDLAACLNELMRACSELERKRGEGGGGETTAPLDTSRFSQLSGYTSFLVQTLTKVLTYLSDTESRLQQEEAKNQQLEGEILQNRELIDAMTVDMIQSQELSMKIQSEARLQINQLERRLQIVEHLMVNSDFAEGISAAQPSAKEPGELPEKDQSKQQAVTSVASSAVPSPGAPDSLSDQRKGVGETEESKPEFSSISSVPAPLSQSSSLVTPSISGAPYTSSAPLFIGESQTHLSQHTIDRLTNPANFQSSEPVAASGALEQLSLREKEHVHVGVNIRKVQTNIPFVQGGLTSDITKSEQLKPTEPFQTQYRSSGLSGADEKPKVVQSLPAARNSSTNSYSGGGAETFAGTLRPASGADATVSTGMNRLHPIQPAMLLSPPRQKDRRDFIRPQGYQQTMAYREHAPNTGAAGSRGSNTTSAMPASGLAAVPTMKPAGIPSGQSLHPNASLNQTGAPPYYSLNNQARPAQIKLLASDHLQDDRQTAPSVLSLDSSSTRYLSLPSQHREAVVIKNILKPELPPAGEARQDLLERNRPGPNRQDRSRPPQAGDQDSLRGLDSESADGTVEANSEIAAELSVDMNEKIAALSRQRAEAQARLQQLKNVHTANSSMDSRRRPTTSGAGAPLNQTNGTSYTQTGVLLGASPPVSPIPREPPAPVSMAMQSSWPSSKGRAIHVSLPKPDDLEISATSTPASKRTSFGSDGPSPSIDQINWKTPLKDSHGEEEFFALKAHISS from the exons CCAGGAAAGAGAGGTCGCAGAGCGAGGGAAGCCAGGTGGGCCTGCTGCGGGAGATTCTCTACGACGAGAAGCAGCTCAACGATGCCCTGGCGCACTCGGACCGGGTCATGTCCGTTGTCAAGGACCTGTTCTATGACGACCCAAAGAGGTTGCGCGGGATGCCCAACGTCACTCGGGCACCAGGGGCGGATGGCGAAAGAAG GAGGGCAGGCCCCATCCGTGAGACTGAGCCTCATACCAGTCACCTGGATGTCCTGAGTGACTCCATCATGGATCCCCATGCTCTGAATGACATGGAACATGAGGAAGAAG AGTCTGGTGACGAAACTGATGCGGAGCACAGTGGAGATGAAGAGAAGCCAGTGTTTGACAGCAAACTGGACATCGATCGCTTTCAGAGCTACATTAGTAAGGCATCAGATCAG TTTCATTCGGATGACCAGTCCAGGCTAGCAGGTGGACCTTCACAGCAGCGGCcgtcaaacaaaaaaaattatg ATCCAAATATGACACCATCTGACAAAGTGAATCTCTCACAAGACGCAAGGGCTATCAATGACACAGCCAAGGTCAAGAATAGAatgaggtcaagggtcaagagtgcaggtcaaaggtcacaagatGTCAGTCACAAAACAAGATCAGAAGACCTGGCTGCA TGTTTAAATGAGCTGATGAGGGCATGCAGTGAGTTGGAGAGgaagaggggagagggaggaggCGGGGAGACCACCGCGCCCCTCGACACCAGCAGGTTCTCTCAGCTCTCCGGCTACACGTCCTTCCTCGTCCAGACACTGACAAAGGTCCTCACATACCTCAGTGAT ACCGAGTCAAGACTGCAACAAGAGGAGGCCAAAAACCAACAACTGGAAGGAGAGATATTACAAAACAGAGAACTAATTGATGCAATGACAGTG GATATGATCCAGTCACAGGAGCTTAGTATGAAGATTCAGTCAGAGGCCAGACTTCAGATCAACCAGCTTGAGAGGAGACTACAGATTGTGGAG cACCTCATGGTGAACTCAGATTTTGCTGAAGGCATCTCGGCTGCTCAGCCCTCTGCGAAGGAACCTGGTG AACTGCCTGAAAAAGACCAGTCAAAGCAGCAAGCTGTAACTTCTGTGGCAAGTTCAGCTGTACCCTCGCCAGGAGCGCCTGACAGCCTCTCAGATCAACGGAAGGGTGTCGGAGAAACCGAGGAGTCAAAGCCCGAATTTTCTTCTATCTCATCTGTCCCAGCTCCTCTATCTCAATCTTCATCACTGGTAACACCCAGCATCAGTGGTGCACCATACACATCGAGTGCCCCACTTTTTATAGGGGAAAGCCAAACCCATCTGAGCCAACACACCATAGACAGGCTCACGAATCCAGCAAACTTTCAGTCCAGTGAACCTGTTGCTGCCTCTGGTGCACTGGAGCAGCTGTCGTTGCGAGAGAAGGAACATGTTCATGTTGGTGTAAACATCAGGAAGGTGCAGACAAACATCCCATTTGTTCAAGGCGGGTTGACGAGTGACATCACAAAATCTGAACAACTGAAACCAACCGAACCCTTTCAGACTCAGTATAGGTCATCAGGACTTTCTGGTGCGGATGAGAAACCAAAAGTTGTGCAGTCGTTACCTGCTGCACGGAATTCATCCACAAACTCATATTCAGGAGGTGGGGCAGAAACTTTTGCTGGGACTTTGAGACCAGCATCTGGTGCGGATGCCACAGTCAGCACCGGAATGAATCGCCTGCACCCTATCCAGCCAGCCATGCTTCTCTCACCTCCAAGGCAGAAGGACAGAAGAGACTTCATCAGACCACAGGGGTACCAGCAAACCATGGCCTACAGAGAGCATGCTCCCAACACAGGTGCAGCTGGAAGCAGAGGGTCAAATACCACTTCTGCAATGCCAGCTTCGGGACTGGCTGCAGTACCTACAATGAAGCCTGCAGGAATTCCAAGTGGACAGTCATTACATCCAAATGCCTCTTTAAATCAAACTGGTGCCCCACCCTACTACTCCCTCAACAATCAGGCTAGACCCGCACAGATTAAGCTGCTGGCAAGCGACCATCTGCAAGATGATAGGCAAACAGCGCCCTCTGTCTTGTCTCTGGACAGCTCATCCACCCGTTACCTGTCTCTCCCTAGTCAGCACAGAGAGGCAGTGGTCATCAAGAACATCCTGAAGCCAGAGCTGCCTCCTGCTGGCGAGGCGCGCCAAGACCTCCTTGAGAGGAATCGACCCGGTCCAAACAGGCAGGACCGCTCGCGTCCTCCCCAGGCAGGAGACCAGGATAGCCTGCGAGGGCTGGACTCGGAATCGGCCGACGGAACCGTGGAGGCCAATAGCGAAATTGCAGCTGAGCTGTCTGTGGACATGAACGAGAAAATAGCAGCCCTCTCCCGGCAGCGCGCCGAGGCCCAGGCAAGGTTGCAACAACTGAAGAATGTCCACACCGCAAACAGCAGCATGGACAGTCGACGACGACCAACTACCAGTGGTGCAGGGGCCCCTCTCAACCAAACAAATGGGACTTCATATACACAAACAG GAGTGCTGCTTGGGGCGTCGCCACCAGTGTCGCCAATCCCGAGAGAACCGCCAGccccagtttccatggcaatgcaGTCCTCCTGGCCATCCTCAAAGGGGAGAGCCATCCATGTTTCCCTACCAAAGCCAGATGACCTGGAGATCTCTGCAACAAGCACCCCAGCCTCAAAGCG GACTTCATTTGGTAGTGACGGGCCCTCTCCCAGTATTGATCAGATTAACTGGAAGACACCACTGAAG GACTCCCACGGAGAAGAGGAATTCTTTGCTCTCAAAGCACACATCTCGTCATGA